A single genomic interval of Nitrospiria bacterium harbors:
- a CDS encoding CopD family protein, whose protein sequence is MTGHSMIFHVLVQWLNFLGVVGLVGQVLFRWLVLNRSLEELGPGSPEFDKAQAMNRKEMRRWMGQLLILLFIVTVLDLIIRAEMMSRKPLSATIPMLPLIISQTHAGKVWMARMVLLGVLGGLWFVIKDWPHPVLQVLMLLASAGLALTASLLGHAADKGDLSVAVTADWIHVLSVSAWAGGLVPLRFLMPKITPGLDPRHRLSLEAAAVQRFSQVAVFSVGLLILSGVYSAWLHLKTLENFLGTPYGITLLLKLIFILPVLVLGGLSRYYIRPVLQSLAGKPVREGIVGRWAHRAVCILGGESTGEDYRMLERGYRSRQVAVVHFRVFVALQCLLVMAVLGWTALLTQTSPPNLTHFGISDQPADMKDMGM, encoded by the coding sequence ATGACCGGACATTCGATGATATTTCATGTTCTGGTCCAGTGGCTAAACTTCCTTGGGGTCGTTGGGTTGGTCGGCCAGGTTCTGTTCCGATGGCTTGTTTTGAATCGTTCCCTCGAGGAACTCGGTCCGGGTTCTCCCGAGTTTGATAAGGCCCAGGCGATGAACCGGAAGGAGATGAGGCGTTGGATGGGTCAGCTCCTGATTCTATTATTCATCGTTACTGTTCTGGATTTGATCATCCGCGCCGAAATGATGAGCCGGAAACCCTTGTCGGCCACGATCCCGATGCTGCCCCTTATTATTTCCCAGACTCATGCGGGAAAGGTGTGGATGGCAAGGATGGTCCTTCTCGGCGTTCTCGGGGGACTGTGGTTTGTTATTAAGGATTGGCCGCACCCCGTGCTGCAAGTCCTCATGCTGCTGGCCTCCGCAGGTCTCGCCCTTACCGCAAGCCTCTTGGGTCATGCGGCGGATAAAGGAGATCTCTCCGTTGCCGTGACGGCCGACTGGATTCATGTCCTGTCGGTATCCGCTTGGGCGGGCGGGTTGGTTCCGCTGCGGTTTCTGATGCCGAAAATAACCCCCGGGCTGGATCCAAGGCATCGTCTCAGCCTGGAAGCCGCGGCGGTTCAACGGTTTTCACAGGTGGCCGTATTTTCTGTTGGCCTTTTGATTCTTAGCGGAGTCTACAGTGCCTGGCTTCACCTCAAGACCCTGGAAAACTTTTTGGGGACCCCGTACGGAATCACGTTGTTGCTCAAACTCATTTTTATCCTCCCCGTGCTGGTACTGGGTGGCCTCAGCCGGTACTACATTCGTCCGGTGCTCCAGTCTCTGGCGGGAAAACCGGTCCGTGAGGGTATCGTCGGCCGGTGGGCTCACCGGGCGGTGTGCATTCTGGGAGGGGAGTCGACCGGCGAGGACTATCGCATGCTTGAACGGGGGTATCGTTCGAGACAGGTAGCGGTCGTTCACTTTCGGGTCTTTGTCGCCCTCCAGTGTCTCCTCGTAATGGCCGTGTTGGGATGGACGGCCTTGTTGACGCAAACATCGCCGCCGAATCTGACCCATTTCGGAATTTCGGACCAACCGGCCGATATGAAAGATATGGGGATGTAG
- a CDS encoding cation transporter, with protein MRGIMIIGVFTAAMVMGMLNNQIQAADQQVTLMLGGQYCEFYPKQVTDALMKVKGVKSVDLQSMKGHAVVEHDGSVKEDQLVQAIKGVKGTKGGVEWYCDAEVMK; from the coding sequence ATGCGTGGAATAATGATTATCGGCGTCTTTACCGCCGCAATGGTCATGGGGATGTTGAATAACCAGATACAGGCTGCGGATCAGCAGGTCACGCTCATGCTGGGGGGACAATATTGTGAGTTCTATCCGAAGCAAGTCACGGACGCGTTGATGAAGGTCAAAGGGGTGAAATCCGTCGATCTTCAGAGCATGAAAGGCCACGCCGTTGTGGAACACGACGGCAGCGTGAAGGAGGACCAACTGGTCCAGGCGATCAAGGGCGTCAAGGGCACGAAAGGCGGGGTGGAATGGTATTGCGACGCCGAGGTGATGAAGTAG
- a CDS encoding copper resistance protein CopC: MDCEAGFFSSGLKRDPGNEFPIKISGVLLAFVLSIPISAGAHAFPDHSDPRVGWALKTSPATVRIWFDGPIEPLFSTLEVFDSSGKKVDKGDSQVDPGDHTVLEVGVPALPPGTYTVSWSVIAIDTHHTEGRFKFSIEGQS; encoded by the coding sequence ATGGACTGCGAAGCCGGTTTTTTTTCAAGCGGCTTGAAGCGGGACCCCGGGAATGAATTCCCAATAAAAATATCGGGGGTCCTGCTGGCATTCGTCTTAAGCATTCCCATTTCGGCGGGAGCCCATGCCTTTCCGGATCATTCGGATCCGCGGGTGGGGTGGGCGTTGAAGACTTCACCCGCGACCGTCCGAATCTGGTTCGATGGGCCGATCGAACCGCTTTTCAGCACGCTGGAGGTCTTCGATTCCAGCGGGAAGAAAGTGGACAAAGGAGACAGCCAGGTGGATCCCGGTGACCATACCGTTCTTGAGGTCGGCGTGCCGGCCCTGCCGCCGGGGACCTACACCGTCTCCTGGAGCGTGATTGCGATTGACACCCATCATACCGAGGGCCGTTTTAAATTCTCAATCGAAGGCCAATCATGA